The genome window TAACCTCCACAACTTATTTAAATTTATTATTTACTTAATGAAACATAACATTTTGATGTGTCTTAGATGAGATATATGATACCTGGCAGCAGTGATAAGAACTGTTTATCCTTTAAGGAAATAACTGGCAGCCACTGTTCGCAGCCCTCTTTGGCACGCCTTCTGGAGAAGACGTGGAGGTCTTCCAGCAGAGGGACGCGGCACATTCGACTGAGCTCATAGAACTGTGGGGGGGCGATCCAAAACTCCCCCGAAATGTAGCTTTGCAGGACCTCTGAGGGTGTGGACCACTGGAACAGAGAGAAAGTGTTAAGGAACTATGCaagtgtgtttaaaaaataaaataaaagtctctGGTTTGTTATATTAAATGGTACTAAAGATCATAAATACTGTAACTGGACACAAACTAGAATCAATAGTAAGTTAGGCAATGAATGCACCTTCTTGTTTGTCTGTTTACACTGTAACTGAATGTTGGAAAACAGAGGAAATATGCCTGTCCCAAAGTCCAAAGAGACgcctttaaatgttttgtttttaccagctgtccCAAAGATATTCAGTAAAGCCTGACCAACTCATCTTTGAAGCTCAAAACTGACACACCATTGAGGACTTTTTACATTACAATATAATCAACAGTTCGTATTCAAAAAGAAATACATAACACAAACAAGTAAACTTGATACACATCTCTTGctttttcatttgttttttgacTGATCCACATGTTTTAATGCTGAAAAAATACTATAAACTATATAAAAGCGAGATAGGGATTATGTTTATAAATAACCTTAAACCTGGTTTTGCATGTACTTATGCAATGTCTTCCTACTCATTGACTGACATAGATGAACCTAGATGTATCCAAATCCTAACAAGTAAAACCTACAACAGAAGGAGTAGTTTAGATATTTAGCTTAAAGATAATGACTTACATTttctgttgatatatttatcaaTTATTTATTGCAGCCCTAATTTATTAATTTGTATTAAATACTTGCTGTTTCCTGCAAAGCACTTAAACATGAGTTTACTTGTATGTATGTATCACCTGAAAGCGAACTATTTCCTTCTCATCTTGCAGTGTGTGTGGGATCTCCTGCAGGCAGCAGATGAAGAACATCGTGTCAAACCTTGTCACTCCGTACCGGCCTGTGGGAGTCAGCCAGTTGCACCACTCGTGTAAAGCCCAGATGTTGGGCAACACCTCCAACTCCCTGCACATCCTGATGAAGTTGGAGGGATTCTGGTTTACCAAAGCCCTCCACTTTGTAAGTTCAGTGCTGCACAGATCGTTCACCTTGTAATGCTGTCCTTGAGCAGTGTCCCCCTTGTCCTCTATGCTTTTTAACAAACTCTTCTCCTCTAGTTTTGGCACAACCAGGAGAACACCGGACTCCTCGAAAGTCTCCCTCAATGCGCAAATCCTGAAGGCGACCTCTCCCGGGATAGGAGAGCCGAATTTCAGCCTGTCTGTGGCGAATATCGGGGGTCTAGTCTCCAGCGGCTGGGTGCCATTTCCCAAACCAAAATTTGAAAAGTTACAGAAAGACTTGAAAATATCCAGCCATTCACTCGAAAAGTCAGAGGAGTGCACCTTGCCGCCGGGAAACACATACGCATTTGGCATGAATCCACTTTTACCGCTTCGCTTCAGAAGTAAAACGTCGTAATCAAAGCGAGACTTGTGCGGCAGGTGTTGCGGTCCGCAGCTGCTGTCCTGCGGGGAAACAGCAGCGACAGTCCGGGGTGTCCTTGAGGCCACACCGAGCCTGTGTCCGGCGGCTAAAATAAGAGTGGCCGACTCCTTCCAGTGGTTTAAAGTAGTATTCATGCTAAAAAAACAAGTGCGtttcttatttgttttattaaacGCTTTTAAAAGTTCCCGTTTGCTCAGCCCAAATGAGTTTGAAGTGACGTGACAGCTGTTTCGAGCTCTTCTATCGCATAGACTGCATATTTGACTGTAAGTAGGCTACTATGATATTACAGTCTTATCCTTATTATACATCCGTGATTTTGAAGAAGACTCGCCTACTTCCTGATGACGGAAGCCTCGGAcacttttcttcttctcctttGCAAAGACGTTTCGGTGATCATTGCTGCCCCCAACAGTTCAACACACATTACATGCATAATGTCTTTTCCACAATATGATGTTTGTTTTTTCCACAATCAAAGTTTTAAAGAAACGTAAACACAATTTTCAAGGAAAGGCCAAGGAAATATTTCTTCATTTGTATGAACAGACATTTGAACAAACTTAATTTAACTTTCCTTTATTTTGTAGTTAACATTTCTTAATTGATACGAGGAGTGAaacaggtaggacccaaacgcagaggaccaggaaggggtctcgggcggatggcccgggggcaaggcagagttcgaggagggggtctcgggcggacggcccgggggcaaggcagagttcgaggagggggtctcgggcagacggcccgggggcaaggcagagtccaaaaaggggcgaagaccacagcgggcgaacCCATGGGACCGGGCACTAGGgcaaaggcagcggcaggaagagtcagggggccgggtccGAGTgagaagaccgcggcactcagggggccgggctcgagtgCGAAGAccacggcactcagggggccgggctcgagtgCAAAGAccacggcactcagggggccgggctcgagtgcgaagaccgcggctctcagggggccgggcccgagtgtgaagaccgcggctctcagggggccgggcaggaGCCAGTGTcgaccgggcaggagccggccaa of Pseudochaenichthys georgianus chromosome 3, fPseGeo1.2, whole genome shotgun sequence contains these proteins:
- the LOC117439801 gene encoding acyl-coenzyme A diphosphatase NUDT19-like is translated as MNTTLNHWKESATLILAAGHRLGVASRTPRTVAAVSPQDSSCGPQHLPHKSRFDYDVLLLKRSGKSGFMPNAYVFPGGKVHSSDFSSEWLDIFKSFCNFSNFGLGNGTQPLETRPPIFATDRLKFGSPIPGEVAFRICALRETFEESGVLLVVPKLEEKSLLKSIEDKGDTAQGQHYKVNDLCSTELTKWRALVNQNPSNFIRMCRELEVLPNIWALHEWCNWLTPTGRYGVTRFDTMFFICCLQEIPHTLQDEKEIVRFQWSTPSEVLQSYISGEFWIAPPQFYELSRMCRVPLLEDLHVFSRRRAKEGCEQWLPVISLKDKQFLSLLPGDKDYPLDPSGEVGVGTSTDPQQEDAQDDSALHRFVTVDQNTINIQITITPKYNHLLPVVTFPHDLKSQS